A window of Juglans regia cultivar Chandler chromosome 7, Walnut 2.0, whole genome shotgun sequence contains these coding sequences:
- the LOC109019027 gene encoding transketolase, chloroplastic-like, producing MASTSSLTLSQALLARAISHHHGSNPSSSDRVVSLSTHSIPTFSGLKSSQSKPSTRVLHRRRRVAESNRQIRASVAETPTAVKTTEISLVEKSVNTIRFLAIDAVEKANSGHPGLPMGCAPIGHILYDEIMRYNPKNPYWFNRDRFVLSAGHGCMLQYALLHLAGYDSVKEEDLKEFRQWGSKTPGHPENFETPGCEVTTGPLGQGIANAVGLALAEKHLAARFNKPDNEIVDHYTYAIVGDGCQMEGISNEACSLAGHWGLGKLIAFYDDNHISIDGDTAISFTETVETRFEGLGWHVIWVKNGNTGYDEIRAAIEEAKAVKDKPTLIKVTTTIGYGSPNKANSYSVHGSALGAKEVDATRKNLGWPFEPFHVPEDIKKHWSRHVPEGAALEAAWNAKFAEYGKKYKEEYAELKSIIGGELPAGWDKALPTYTPESPADATRNLSQQCLNALAKVLPGLLGGSADLASSNMTLLKMFGNFQKNTPEERNVRFGVREHGMGAICNGIALHSPGLIPYCATFFVFTDYMRAAIRISALSEAGVIYVMTHDSIGLGEDGPTHQPIEHLASFRAMPNILMLRPADGNETAGAYKVAVLNRKRPSILALSRQKLRQLPGTSVEGVEKGGYTITDNSSGNKPDVILIGTGSELEIAAKAAEELRKEGKAVRVVSFVSWELFNEQSDAYKESVLPAAVSARVSIEAGSTFGWEKIIGSKGKAIGIDRFGASAPAGRIYKEFGLTAEAVIAAAKELI from the exons ATGGCTTCCACTTCATCTCTGACGCTATCCCAGGCCCTCCTAGCCCGAGCCATTTCTCACCACCATGGCTCCAACCCATCATCATCCGACCGCGTGGTCTCCCTGTCCACACACTCTATCCCCACCTTCTCCGGCCTCAAATCCTCACAGTCAAAGCCATCGACCCGAGTCCTCCACCGCCGCCGACGAGTCGCCGAATCGAACCGCCAGATACGAGCCTCCGTCGCTGAGACCCCCACTGCCGTCAAGACTACCGAGATCTCGTTGGTGGAGAAGTCCGTCAACACGATCCGGTTCCTGGCCATCGATGCCGTGGAGAAGGCGAACTCGGGTCACCCGGGGTTGCCCATGGGCTGCGCCCCAATAGGCCATATCTTGTATGACGAGATCATGAGGTACAATCCCAAGAACCCCTACTGGTTCAACCGCGACCGCTTCGTTCTCTCCGCTGGCCATGGCTGCATGCTCCAGTACGCTCTGCTTCACCTAGCCGGCTACGACAGTGTCAAG GAAGAGGACTTGAAGGAATTCCGTCAATGGGGAAGCAAAACCCCCGGACACCCAGAGAACTTTGAGACACCTGGTTGTGAAGTCACTACAG GTCCTCTTGGCCAGGGTATTGCCAATGCTGTCGGTTTGGCTCTTGCAGAGAAGCACTTGGCTGCTCGTTTCAACAAACCCGACAATGAGATCGTTGATCATTACAC ATACGCTATAGTGGGAGATGGTTGCCAAATGGAGGGGATTTCAAATGAAGCTTGCTCCCTTGCCGGACACTGGGGACTCGGGAAGTTGATTGCTTTCTATGATGACAACCACATCTCTATTGATGGTGACACAGCAATTTCATTCACTGAGACTGTTGAGACCCGTTTTGAGGGTCTTGGTTGGCACGTTATCTGGGTGAAGAATGGTAACACTGGCTATGATGAAATTCGTGCTGCCATTGAGGAAGCAAAGGCTGTAAAAGACAAGCCCACTTTGATCAAG GTGACGACAACTATTGGTTATGGGTCTCCAAACAAGGCAAACTCATACAGTGTACATGGGAGTGCACTAGGTGCCAAGGAAGTTGATGCTACCAGGAAGAACCTTGGATGGCCATTTGAACCATTTCATGTGCCTGAGGACATTAAAAA GCATTGGAGCCGCCATGTCCCCGAAGGTGCTGCTCTTGAAGCTGCATGGAATGCCAAGTTTGCTGAATATGGTAAGAAGTACAAGGAGGAATACGCAGAGCTCAAATCTATCATTGGTGGTGAACTACCTGCTGGATGGGATAAAGCACTTCCT ACATATACTCCAGAGAGCCCTGCCGATGCAACCAGAAATCTGTCTCAGCAATGCCTTAATGCCCTTGCAAAGGTTCTCCCTGGTCTTCTTGGTGGCAGTGCTGACCTTGCTTCTTCCAACATGACATTGCTGAAAATGTTTGGAAACTTCCAAAAGAACACTCCAGAAGAACGCAACGTTAGGTTTGGTGTTAGAGAGCATGGCATGGGAGCCATTTGCAATGGCATTGCCCTTCACAGCCCTGGGCTGATTCCATACTGTGctactttctttgttttcacCGACTACATGAGAGCAGCTATCAGGATTTCTGCCTTATCCGAAGCTGGAGTTATCTATGTTATGACCCATGATTCAATTGGGCTTGGAGAAGATGGCCCAACCCATCAGCCAATAGAGCACCTGGCAAGTTTCCGGGCAATGCCCAATATATTGATGCTCCGCCCAGCAGATGGAAATGAGACTGCTGGAGCATACAAGGTTGCAGTCCTTAACAGGAAGAGACCCTCTATTCTTGCCCTCTCTCGGCAAAAGCTTCGCCAACTTCCTGGTACTTCCGTGGAAGGAGTTGAAAAGGGTGGCTATACCATTACCGACAATTCTTCGGGTAACAAGCCAGATGTTATTTTGATCGGAACTGGTTCTGAACTGGAAATTGCGGCCAAGGCTGCTGAGGAACTGAGAAAGGAAGGGAAAGCTGTTAGAGTTGTTTCCTTTGTTTCTTGGGAGCTCTTTAATGAGCAATCAGATGCCTACAAGGAAAGTGTTTTGCCAGCAGCTGTGTCAGCTAGGGTTAGCATTGAAGCTGGATCAACATTTGGGTGGGAGAAGATTATTGGTAGCAAAGGCAAGGCAATAGGAATTGACCGGTTTGGGGCAAGTGCGCCGGCTGGGAGAATATACAAAGAGTTTGGTCTTACTGCCGAAGCTGTTATTGCAGCGGCTAAAGAACTTATCTAG
- the LOC109019028 gene encoding DNA repair protein RAD51 homolog 3-like isoform X1 → MEVGRLPISASQRGKLISAGYTTLSSLSSLSPSDLALDLRISDNEAAEILKVASLGSRLDEPEGGRAIVNGAQTAWDMLHEDEMFPRITTSCLDLDNILGGGINCKEVTEIGGVPGMGKTQLGIQLAVNVQIPVDYGGLGAKAIYIDTEGSFMVERVLQIAEACIEDMTECNGLLRKDFQAGQLKMHPNNILENIFYFRVCSYTEQIALTNYLDKFISEHKDVKVVIVDSVTFHFRQDFDDMALRTRLLSGIALKLMKLAKEHGLAVVLLNQVTTKYIEGSFQLTLALGDSWSHSCTNRVILYWNGNERYAYIDKSPSLRSASAPYSVTSKGIRNSASTCKRIRMM, encoded by the exons ATGGAAGTGGGAAGGCTGCCCATCTCAGCGTCACAGAGAGGCAAACTGATATCGGCAGGCTATACCACTCTGTCTTCGCTTTCTTCGCTCTCTCCCTCCGACCTTGCTCTAG ATCTAAGAATCTCAGATAATGAAGCTGCTGAAATTTTGAAGGTTGCATCGCTTGGTAGTAGGTTGGATGAGCCAGAAGGAGGTCGTGCCATTGTTAATG GTGCACAAACTGCTTGGGATATGCTCCATGAGGATGAGATGTTTCCCCGCATTACGACATCTTGTTTGGATCTAGATAACATCCTTGGTGGGGGAATAAACTGCAAAGAAGTTACTGAAATTg GTGGAGTTCCAGGCATGGGTAAAACACAGCTAGG GATTCAACTTGCTGTCAATGTTCAAATCCCAGTTGATTATGGTGGCCTAGGTGCAAAGGCAATATATATAG ATACAGAAGGCAGCTTTATGGTGGAACGCGTTTTACAAATTGCTGAAGCATGCATAGAAGACATGACAGAATGTAATGGCCTTTTGCGGAAGGATTTTCAAGCTGGCCAACTTAAAATGCACCCCAACAATATTTtggaaaacatattttatttccGTGTCTGCAGTTACACTGAGCAAATTGCTCTTACAAATTACTTAGACAAGTTCATCTCAGAGCATAAAGAT GTTAAGGTTGTTATTGTTGATAGTGTTACTTTCCACTTCCGACAAGATTTCGATGACATGGCCCTCAGGACTAGATTACTAAGCGGAATAGCTTTAAAGTTGATGAAGCTTGCAAAGGAGCATGGTTTGGCG GTTGTTTTACTGAATCAGGTGACCACGAAGTATATAGAAGGTTCATTTCAGTTAACTCTAGCATTGG GTGATAGCTGGTCACATTCTTGCACAAATCGAGTCATTTTGTATTGGAATGGAAACGAAAGATATGCGTACATTGACAAGTCACCCTCCCTCAGATCAGCATCAGCACCGTATTCTGTGACCAGTAAAGGCATTAGGAATTCTGCTTCGACCTGTAAGCGAATCAGAATGATGTGA
- the LOC109019028 gene encoding DNA repair protein RAD51 homolog 3-like isoform X2, producing MSQKEVVPLLMLLPFAGAQTAWDMLHEDEMFPRITTSCLDLDNILGGGINCKEVTEIGGVPGMGKTQLGIQLAVNVQIPVDYGGLGAKAIYIDTEGSFMVERVLQIAEACIEDMTECNGLLRKDFQAGQLKMHPNNILENIFYFRVCSYTEQIALTNYLDKFISEHKDVKVVIVDSVTFHFRQDFDDMALRTRLLSGIALKLMKLAKEHGLAVVLLNQVTTKYIEGSFQLTLALGDSWSHSCTNRVILYWNGNERYAYIDKSPSLRSASAPYSVTSKGIRNSASTCKRIRMM from the exons ATGAGCCAGAAGGAGGTCGTGCCATTGTTAATG ctCCTGCCTTTTGCAGGTGCACAAACTGCTTGGGATATGCTCCATGAGGATGAGATGTTTCCCCGCATTACGACATCTTGTTTGGATCTAGATAACATCCTTGGTGGGGGAATAAACTGCAAAGAAGTTACTGAAATTg GTGGAGTTCCAGGCATGGGTAAAACACAGCTAGG GATTCAACTTGCTGTCAATGTTCAAATCCCAGTTGATTATGGTGGCCTAGGTGCAAAGGCAATATATATAG ATACAGAAGGCAGCTTTATGGTGGAACGCGTTTTACAAATTGCTGAAGCATGCATAGAAGACATGACAGAATGTAATGGCCTTTTGCGGAAGGATTTTCAAGCTGGCCAACTTAAAATGCACCCCAACAATATTTtggaaaacatattttatttccGTGTCTGCAGTTACACTGAGCAAATTGCTCTTACAAATTACTTAGACAAGTTCATCTCAGAGCATAAAGAT GTTAAGGTTGTTATTGTTGATAGTGTTACTTTCCACTTCCGACAAGATTTCGATGACATGGCCCTCAGGACTAGATTACTAAGCGGAATAGCTTTAAAGTTGATGAAGCTTGCAAAGGAGCATGGTTTGGCG GTTGTTTTACTGAATCAGGTGACCACGAAGTATATAGAAGGTTCATTTCAGTTAACTCTAGCATTGG GTGATAGCTGGTCACATTCTTGCACAAATCGAGTCATTTTGTATTGGAATGGAAACGAAAGATATGCGTACATTGACAAGTCACCCTCCCTCAGATCAGCATCAGCACCGTATTCTGTGACCAGTAAAGGCATTAGGAATTCTGCTTCGACCTGTAAGCGAATCAGAATGATGTGA
- the LOC109007364 gene encoding methyltransferase N6AMT1-like, producing the protein MSFRTAQIRLVSSHREVYEPCDDSFALVDALLSDRNNLIEHHPTLCMEVGSGSGYIITSLALMLGQEASGVHYIATDINPHAVRVTRETLEAHGVHSELITTDIASGLEKRLAGLVDVMVVNPPYVPTPEDEVGREGIASAWAGGENGRIVIDKILPIADNLLSDKGWLYVVTLTANNPSEICLQMRQKGYAARIVVQRSTEEESLHVIKFWRDFDTQVDLKEMAATNKTVPARVMESLVSQFPLSAFWRSGPQ; encoded by the coding sequence ATGTCCTTCAGAACAGCCCAAATCCGCCTCGTTAGTTCACATCGTGAGGTTTACGAACCGTGTGATGATTCATTTGCACTAGTTGATGCACTTCTGTCTGACAGAAACAACCTTATAGAGCATCATCCAACGTTGTGCATGGAAGTGGGTTCTGGAAGTGGGTATATTATTACATCTTTAGCTCTTATGCTTGGACAGGAGGCTTCTGGGGTCCACTATATTGCTACTGATATTAACCCTCATGCAGTGAGGGTGACCCGTGAGACCCTAGAAGCACATGGTGTTCATTCAGAGTTGATCACAACAGACATTGCATCAGGACTGGAGAAGCGTCTGGCCGGATTGGTTGATGTAATGGTTGTGAATCCACCATATGTGCCAACCCCTGAAGATGAAGTTGGTCGTGAAGGAATTGCCTCTGCTTGGGCGGGCGGAGAGAATGGCCGGATTGTTATCGATAAGATTTTGCCAATTGCAGACAATCTATTGTCGGATAAGGGTTGGTTGTACGTGGTCACGCTTACAGCTAACAATCCCTCAGAGATTTGTCTTCAAATGAGACAGAAGGGATATGCTGCTAGAATTGTCGTCCAAAGATCAACAGAAGAAGAGTCTCTCCATGTCATTAAGTTCTGGCGGGATTTTGATACTCAGGTAGATTTAAAGGAAATGGCGGCGACAAACAAAACAGTTCCTGCAAGAGTTATGGAGTCCTTGGTCTCACAGTTTCCTCTATCTGCATTCTGGAGAAGCGGGCCACAGTAG
- the LOC109007361 gene encoding probable tRNA N6-adenosine threonylcarbamoyltransferase, mitochondrial, with product MAASSTLSRLNLVPRPSLTYALTTLRALKPRCRQQSRPQWAPLSSSSNSFSAHLSTPKNPNPSSPKPHPKIPGPDDDLLVLGIETSCDDTAAAVVRSSGEILSQVVSSQADLLARYGGVAPKMAEEAHLQVIDKVVQETLDKANVSETDLSAVAVTIGPGLSLCLRVGVRKARKTAGSFNLPIIGVHHMEAHALVARLIERNLQFPFMALLISGGHNLLILARDLGQYVQLGTTIDDAIGEAYDKTAKWLGLDMRRSGGPAIEELAHEGDAESIKFSIPMKQHKDCNFSYAGLKTQVRLAIESKHINAEIPISCASSHDRSSRADIAASFQRVAVLHLEERCERAIEWALNIEPSIKHLVVAGGVASNLYVRARLDQVVKKNNLQLVCPPPNLCTDNGVMVAWTGIEHLRMGRFDPPPPADEPEDLVYDLRPRWPLGEEYAEGRSEARSLRRARMHPSLTSIIQASLQQQR from the exons ATGGCAGCTTCTTCAACGCTTTCCCGCCTAAACCTCGTACCCAGACCATCGCTTACCTATGCACTAACCACTCTCAGAGCCCTAAAACCCCGTTGTAGGCAACAATCCAGACCCCAATGGGCACCTCTCAGTTCCTCGTCCAACTCCTTCTCAGCCCATCTTTCgactcccaaaaatcccaaccCGAGCTCCCCGAAACCCCACCCCAAAATCCCAGGACCAGACGACGATTTACTTGTTCTCGGCATTGAAACCAGCTGCGACGACACCGCCGCAGCCGTT GTGAGGAGCAGTGGCGAGATTCTCAGCCAAGTAGTGTCCTCCCAG GCAGATCTGCTTGCTCGATATGGAGGTGTTGCTCCTAAAATGGCAGAAGAAGCACACTTGCAAGTAATTGATAAG GTTGTGCAAGAAACACTTGATAAAGCTAATGTAAGTGAGACGGATCTATCAGCTGTTGCTGTTACTATTGGTCCTGGTTTAAGCCTTTGCCTTCGTG TTGGTGTGCGAAAAGCTCGGAAGACTGCCGGTAGCTTTAATTTACCAATAATTGGTGTACATCACATGGAGGCTCATGCTCTAGTGGCCAG GTTAATCGAAAGAAATCTGCAATTTCCTTTCATGGCCCTGCTTATTTCAG gAGGACACAACCTACTTATCCTTGCTAGAGATCTTGGTCAATACGTACAACTTGGGACCACAATAGATGATGCAATTGGTGAGGCATATGACAAAACAGCAAAATGGCTTGGTCTTGATATGAGGAGGAGTGGTGGGCCAGCTATAGAGGAGCTTGCTCATGAAGGTGATGCAGAATCAATCAAATTCTCA atTCCAATGAAACAACATAAAGATTGCAACTTCTCCTATGCTGGTCTGAAGACTCAAGTGAGGCTTGCAATTGAATCCAAGCATAT CAATGCTGAAATTCCCATTTCTTGTGCAAGTAGCCATGATAGAAGTTCTCGAGCTGATATCGCTGCCTCTTTTCag CGAGTTGCAGTATTACATCTAGAGGAAAGGTGTGAACGAGCAATTGAATGGGCATTGAATATTGAGCCTTCTATAAAACATTTG GTTGTCGCTGGAGGTGTTGCATCTAATTTGTATGTTAGGGCTCGACTTGATCAGGTTGTCAAGAAAAACAACTTGCAACTTGTGTGCCCTCCTCCCAACCTTTGTACTGACAATG GTGTAATGGTAGCTTGGACAGGCATTGAGCACTTACGCATGGGCAGATTTGATCCGCCACCTCCTGCAGATGAACCTGAGGATCTTGTG TATGATTTGCGACCAAGGTGGCCTTTGGGGGAGGAATATGCTGAAGGAAGAAGTGAAGCTCGCTCCTTGAGAAGGGCCAGGATGCACCCGTCTCTTACATCAATCATTCAAGCATCACTGCAACAGCAACGGTAG
- the LOC109007360 gene encoding arginase 1, mitochondrial — protein MSTIGRRGIHYLHKLNSANVSAALLEKGQNRVIDASLTLIRERAKLKGELVRALGGAVASASLLGVPLGHNSSFLQGPAFAPPRIREAIWCDSTNSTTEEGKELNDPRVLTDVGDVPVQEIRDCGIDDDRLMNVISESVKLVMEEEPLRPLVLGGDHSISFPVIRAVSEKLGGPVDILHLDAHPDIYDAFEGNKYSHASSFARIMEGGYARRLLQAGIRSITAEGREQGKRFGVEQFEMRTFSKDRHFLENLKLGEGVKGVYVSIDVDSLDPAFAPGVSHIEPGGLSFRDVLNILHNLQGNVVGGDVVELNPQRDTVDGMTAMVAAKLVRELAAKISK, from the exons ATGTCAACCATAGGGCGGAGAGGAATTCATTACTTGCATAAACTAAATTCTGCAAATGTATCTGCCGCTTTACTAGAAAAGGGCCAAAATCGTGTTATTGATGCTTCCCTTACACTTATTCGTGAGAGGGCGAAGCTTAAG GGAGAGCTTGTTCGTGCTTTAGGAGGTGCTGTTGCATCAGCATCTCTTCTTGGAGTACCTCTAGGACATAACTCATCATTTCTTCAGGGGCCTGCATTTGCACCTCCTCGCATACGAGAGGCCATCTGGTGTGATAGCACAAACTCAACAACTGAAGAAG GGAAAGAATTAAATGACCCACGGGTGCTAACTGATGTCGGCGATGTCCCCGTTCAAGAAATTCGAGATTGTGGCATCGATGATGACAGATTGATGAATGTCATAAGTGAGTCTGTCAAGCTAGTTATGGAAGAG GAGCCCCTGCGCCCATTAGTTTTAGGTGGTGACCATTCAATATCTTTTCCCGTTATCAGAGCAGTATCTGAGAAGCTCGGGGGTCCTGTTGATATTCTTCATCTAGATGCTCATCCGGATATCTATGATGCCTTTGAAGGAAACAAATATTCACATGCTTCTTCTTTTGCCCGAATTATGGAGGGTGGTTATGCTCGACGGCTTTTGCAG GCTGGCATTAGATCAATAACGGCTGAAGGGCGTGAGCAAGGCAAAAGATTTGGAGTGGAGCAATTTGAAATGAGAACCTTTTCAAAAGATCGCCACTTTTTGGAAAacctg AAACTAGGAGAAGGTGTAAAAGGAGTGTATGTGTCAATAGATGTGGATAGTCTTGATCCGGCATTTGCTCCCGGAGTGTCACATATTGAGCCAGGAGGTCTCTCATTCCGCGATGTTCTCAACATTCTCCACAATCTCCAGGGTAATGTTGTTGGTGGAGATGTGGTTGAATTGAACCCGCAGCGTGATACCGTTGACGGCATGACTGCAATGGTAGCTGCCAAGCTAGTGAGAGAACTTGCCGCGAAGATATCAAAATGA